In uncultured Bacteroides sp., one genomic interval encodes:
- a CDS encoding ATP-binding protein, whose product MRIKTKLTYGIGMLFAMIVLLGILSLSYINKLNNETHKIYTNNNYSLDYCRNMLSVLDELNTSKKALQVFTSNLQMQQKNLTEVNEKETTDKLAVHFEKHRIKNDQQSLREMRSDIYTIMTLNMASIYHKSAVAKQTAMNALLWICLTFAVCIVFALGILFRFPHSILKPIKELINGITEIANHNYDKRLNFEPKSEFGEVSTSFNKMAERLNEYRVSTLADIIANKKYIEAIVNSITEPIIGLDNEKKILFINDEALNILNLKRENVIRKSAAELALKNDLLRRLVRELVNPEEKKEPLKIYADNKESYFQANYIPIRTIETGETEPHNIGDVILLKNITEFKELDTAKTTFLSTISHELKTPISAIMMSLQLLEDKRIGSLNEEQESLSHSIKENSERLLSITGELLKLTQVETGKLQLMPKITKPIELIEYAIKATRMQAEKFGCHIEVEYPEKIAKLFVDSEKIAWVLTNLLSNAIHYSKENSRIIIGAQQIGDVVEMFVQDFGKGIDPRYHESIFDRYFRVPGTKVQGSGLGLSISKDFIEAQNGTLTVESEVGKGSKFIIRFNVK is encoded by the coding sequence ATGAGAATAAAAACTAAACTCACTTACGGCATCGGAATGCTCTTTGCCATGATTGTTCTCTTAGGCATTCTTTCGTTGAGCTATATAAATAAGCTGAATAACGAAACTCATAAGATATATACGAATAATAACTATTCGCTGGATTATTGCAGGAATATGTTGTCCGTTCTCGATGAACTGAATACAAGCAAGAAGGCTCTTCAGGTTTTTACATCAAACTTGCAGATGCAACAGAAAAATCTGACCGAAGTAAATGAGAAGGAAACAACGGATAAACTGGCCGTACATTTTGAGAAGCATAGAATAAAGAATGATCAGCAGAGCTTACGGGAAATGCGTTCTGATATTTATACCATTATGACCTTGAATATGGCATCCATTTATCATAAAAGTGCGGTAGCCAAACAAACTGCTATGAATGCGCTGCTATGGATTTGTCTGACGTTTGCTGTCTGCATAGTTTTTGCTTTGGGCATATTGTTTCGCTTCCCTCATTCTATATTGAAGCCTATAAAGGAATTAATAAATGGTATAACGGAAATTGCTAATCATAATTATGATAAACGACTGAACTTTGAGCCTAAAAGCGAATTTGGTGAGGTTTCTACCTCTTTCAATAAAATGGCAGAAAGGCTGAACGAATACAGGGTCAGTACTCTTGCAGATATTATTGCTAACAAGAAGTATATTGAAGCTATTGTTAATAGTATAACAGAACCAATCATTGGATTGGATAACGAAAAAAAGATTCTTTTCATAAACGATGAAGCACTGAATATTCTTAATCTAAAACGGGAAAATGTAATCAGGAAGTCGGCTGCGGAACTTGCTCTGAAGAATGATTTACTTCGGAGACTGGTTAGGGAACTGGTGAATCCGGAAGAGAAAAAGGAGCCTTTGAAAATTTATGCTGATAATAAAGAGAGCTACTTTCAGGCTAACTATATTCCTATAAGGACTATTGAAACTGGTGAAACGGAACCTCATAATATTGGCGATGTAATTCTTTTGAAGAATATTACGGAATTTAAGGAGCTGGATACGGCTAAAACAACATTTTTGTCTACTATTTCTCACGAGCTGAAAACTCCAATCTCGGCTATTATGATGAGTTTACAGCTCTTGGAAGATAAACGGATTGGCTCACTGAATGAAGAACAGGAATCATTGTCTCACAGCATAAAGGAAAACAGTGAACGGTTGCTGAGTATAACTGGTGAGTTATTGAAACTTACGCAGGTAGAGACAGGTAAACTGCAATTAATGCCTAAGATTACCAAACCTATCGAGTTAATTGAATATGCAATAAAGGCAACTCGCATGCAGGCCGAAAAGTTTGGTTGTCACATTGAAGTTGAATATCCAGAAAAGATAGCCAAACTATTTGTTGATAGTGAAAAGATTGCCTGGGTGCTCACTAATCTGCTAAGCAATGCTATCCATTATTCTAAGGAGAATTCCAGAATTATTATTGGTGCTCAGCAAATAGGTGATGTTGTTGAGATGTTTGTGCAAGACTTTGGTAAAGGTATCGATCCACGTTATCATGAAAGTATCTTTGACCGTTATTTCCGGGTTCCGGGAACTAAAGTACAAGGTAGTGGTTTAGGACTTTCTATCTCAAAAGATTTTATTGAAGCCCAGAATGGCACTCTCACAGTGGAGAGTGAAGTAGGAAAAGGAAGTAAGTTTATTATTCGCTTCAATGTGAAATAG
- a CDS encoding sensor protein KdpD encodes MDDENNVQHFLDLIKRSRRGKFKIYIGMIAGVGKTYRMLLEAHDLLKSGVDVQIGYIEAHGRAETEALIEGLPVIPRKKVFYKGKEIEEMDLQSILLIHPEIVIVDELAHTNVEGSLNEKRWQDVISLLDAGINVISAVNIQHIESLNEEIHDISGIEVKERIPDSVLEQADEVVNIDLTAEELVTRLKAGKIYRPDKIQIALNNFFKTENILQLRELALKEVALRVEKQVENEFIQDFSRIRHERFLACISANEKTPRKIIRKTARLATHYNTKFVALYVQTPKEAPDRIPLANQRHLLNHFKMATELGGEVVQIQSSDIIGTIIKVCKERQITTVCIGSPSFNIPRVFFSVTRYKKFIDSLSKANIDLIILS; translated from the coding sequence ATGGACGACGAGAATAATGTACAGCATTTCCTCGACTTAATCAAGAGGTCGCGAAGAGGTAAGTTTAAGATCTACATTGGCATGATTGCCGGTGTGGGGAAGACTTATCGCATGTTGCTGGAGGCGCATGATCTTCTTAAAAGTGGGGTAGATGTGCAGATTGGTTATATAGAAGCACACGGCAGAGCCGAAACAGAAGCTTTGATTGAAGGGTTGCCTGTTATTCCCAGGAAGAAGGTGTTCTATAAAGGAAAGGAGATTGAGGAGATGGACTTGCAAAGCATTCTCCTTATTCACCCGGAGATTGTGATTGTGGACGAACTGGCTCACACAAACGTGGAAGGAAGTTTGAACGAGAAAAGATGGCAGGATGTTATCTCTCTGCTCGATGCGGGTATTAACGTAATTAGTGCAGTGAATATTCAGCATATTGAAAGCTTGAATGAGGAAATTCATGATATATCGGGTATTGAGGTAAAGGAACGTATTCCCGATAGTGTACTTGAACAGGCCGATGAGGTGGTAAACATTGACCTTACTGCCGAAGAACTGGTTACCCGACTGAAAGCCGGAAAGATTTATCGTCCTGATAAGATTCAGATAGCACTGAATAATTTCTTTAAAACGGAAAACATTCTGCAGTTAAGGGAACTGGCTCTGAAAGAGGTTGCCTTACGGGTAGAGAAACAGGTAGAGAATGAGTTTATTCAGGATTTCTCCCGCATTCGTCACGAACGTTTTCTGGCGTGTATAAGTGCGAATGAAAAAACTCCTAGAAAGATTATAAGGAAAACAGCCCGGTTGGCTACTCACTATAATACCAAGTTTGTTGCTCTTTATGTACAGACACCAAAGGAGGCTCCCGATCGTATTCCTTTGGCCAACCAACGCCATTTACTCAATCACTTTAAAATGGCTACTGAGTTGGGAGGTGAGGTGGTGCAAATACAATCTTCAGACATTATAGGAACTATTATTAAAGTGTGCAAAGAGAGGCAGATTACTACTGTTTGCATCGGAAGCCCCTCTTTCAATATTCCAAGAGTGTTCTTTTCTGTTACCCGCTATAAAAAATTTATTGATTCACTATCCAAGGCAAATATCGATTTAATTATTTTGTCCTAG
- a CDS encoding K(+)-transporting ATPase subunit C, protein MKTTLIKSVKITLMFCLLLGICYVAVLWVFALIASPGKGNAELVMLNGKVVGAANVGQQFTKDTYFWGRPSAVNYAADASGGSNKSVTNKEYLKEVDARIDSFLIHHSYLKRSEVPVEMVTASGSGLDPDITPQCAYVQIKRVAKARGMNENMVKEIVEKQIQKPFLGIFGTAKINVLKLNIALDEVSK, encoded by the coding sequence ATGAAAACGACTCTTATAAAATCGGTAAAAATAACCCTGATGTTCTGTTTGTTGTTAGGGATATGTTATGTTGCTGTTCTTTGGGTATTTGCTCTTATTGCATCTCCCGGTAAAGGAAATGCGGAATTAGTTATGCTCAACGGTAAAGTGGTTGGTGCTGCCAATGTGGGGCAACAGTTCACAAAAGATACTTATTTCTGGGGGCGTCCTTCTGCTGTAAACTATGCTGCTGATGCTTCGGGAGGTAGTAATAAAAGTGTTACTAACAAGGAGTATCTGAAGGAGGTGGATGCCAGAATCGATTCTTTCTTAATTCATCATTCTTACCTGAAGCGTAGTGAGGTTCCTGTGGAGATGGTTACTGCAAGCGGATCGGGACTGGATCCGGACATTACTCCTCAATGTGCTTATGTGCAGATAAAACGTGTGGCTAAAGCTCGCGGTATGAATGAGAATATGGTAAAAGAAATTGTAGAAAAACAGATACAGAAACCTTTTTTAGGTATATTTGGAACTGCAAAGATTAATGTTCTGAAGCTGAATATTGCTTTGGATGAAGTGAGTAAATGA
- the kdpB gene encoding potassium-transporting ATPase subunit KdpB, with protein MEKNKITSLFPKEQVKASLKQSFVKLDPRMMIKNPVMFTVEVATAVMLFVTGYSVFNSSQGSVGYNITVFVILFITLLFANFAEAIAEARGKAQADSLRKTREETPAKQLINGKIEIVSSSRLRKGDIFECEAGDIIPADGEIIEGLASIDESAITGESAPVIREAGGDKSSVTGGTKVLSDEIKVMVSTQPGESFLDKMIALVEGASRQKTPNEIALTILLAGFTLVFIIVCMTLKPLADYSKASITIASLISLFVCLIPTTIGGLLSAIGIAGMDRALRANVITKSGKAVETAGDVDTLLLDKTGTITIGNRKATKFYPINGMEERAFIEFCMLSSMADETPEGRSIVELGRESGLRMRNLNTTGARMIKFTAETKCSGVDLQDGTQIRKGAFDSIRRIAESAGNKFPKETEEMTSAIANNGGTPLVVCVNKEIVGVVELQDIIKPGIQERFERLRKMGVKTVMVTGDNPLTAKYIAEKAGVDDFIAEAKPEDKMEYIKKEQGAGKLVAMMGDGTNDAPALAQANVGVAMNSGTQAAKEAGNMVDLDNDPTKLIEVVEIGKQLLMTRGTLTTFSIANDVAKYFAIVPALFMWSIPQLAALNVMGLHSPESAILSAIIFNSLIIPALIPLALAGVQYKPIGASALLRRNLLIYGGGGVIVPFIGIKIIDLIVGLFI; from the coding sequence ATGGAAAAAAATAAAATAACCTCTTTATTTCCTAAAGAGCAAGTAAAAGCAAGCCTTAAACAATCGTTCGTGAAGTTAGACCCACGGATGATGATTAAGAACCCGGTTATGTTTACTGTTGAAGTGGCTACTGCTGTGATGCTTTTTGTTACGGGCTACTCTGTTTTTAATAGTAGTCAGGGATCGGTTGGGTATAATATAACTGTATTTGTTATTCTATTTATTACGTTGCTGTTTGCCAACTTTGCGGAAGCTATTGCCGAAGCAAGGGGAAAAGCACAGGCCGATAGCCTGAGAAAGACGCGTGAGGAGACTCCTGCCAAACAACTTATCAATGGTAAAATAGAAATTGTAAGTAGTTCCAGATTGAGGAAGGGAGATATTTTTGAATGTGAGGCTGGAGATATTATTCCGGCTGACGGTGAGATTATAGAGGGCTTGGCATCTATTGATGAGAGTGCTATAACGGGAGAAAGTGCGCCGGTGATTCGTGAAGCCGGAGGAGATAAGAGCTCTGTTACGGGAGGTACAAAAGTGTTGTCGGATGAAATAAAGGTGATGGTTTCTACTCAGCCGGGAGAGAGCTTCCTTGATAAGATGATTGCTCTGGTAGAAGGTGCATCTCGCCAGAAAACTCCGAACGAAATAGCTTTGACCATTTTATTGGCAGGCTTTACGCTGGTCTTTATCATTGTGTGCATGACTTTAAAACCTCTGGCCGATTATAGTAAGGCTTCTATCACAATAGCTTCCCTGATTTCTCTTTTTGTCTGTCTGATTCCTACTACAATAGGTGGATTGCTTTCGGCAATAGGTATAGCGGGGATGGATAGAGCTTTACGGGCAAACGTAATTACCAAATCGGGTAAGGCTGTGGAAACTGCGGGCGATGTAGACACTTTGCTGCTTGATAAAACCGGTACAATCACAATTGGTAACCGGAAAGCTACGAAATTTTATCCGATAAACGGAATGGAAGAAAGGGCTTTTATTGAGTTTTGTATGCTCTCTTCCATGGCTGACGAAACTCCGGAAGGCAGATCTATCGTGGAACTGGGAAGGGAATCGGGACTAAGGATGAGAAACCTGAATACAACAGGAGCCAGAATGATTAAGTTTACTGCAGAGACGAAATGTTCAGGTGTTGATTTGCAGGATGGAACGCAGATACGCAAGGGTGCTTTCGACTCTATTCGCCGAATTGCAGAATCGGCAGGAAACAAGTTCCCTAAAGAGACGGAGGAAATGACTTCGGCTATTGCTAATAATGGTGGTACGCCTCTGGTGGTTTGTGTGAATAAGGAAATTGTTGGAGTGGTTGAGTTGCAGGATATTATAAAACCGGGAATTCAGGAACGCTTCGAACGTTTAAGGAAGATGGGGGTTAAGACGGTGATGGTTACCGGAGATAATCCACTTACAGCTAAATATATTGCTGAAAAAGCCGGGGTTGACGATTTTATTGCAGAAGCCAAACCGGAGGATAAGATGGAATACATTAAGAAGGAACAGGGAGCAGGTAAACTGGTGGCAATGATGGGTGACGGAACTAATGATGCTCCTGCTCTGGCTCAGGCAAACGTGGGTGTGGCGATGAATAGTGGAACGCAGGCAGCTAAGGAAGCTGGTAATATGGTGGATTTGGATAACGACCCTACCAAATTGATAGAAGTGGTGGAAATAGGTAAGCAGTTACTTATGACTCGTGGAACATTAACTACTTTCTCCATTGCAAATGATGTGGCTAAGTATTTTGCCATTGTTCCGGCATTGTTCATGTGGTCTATACCTCAGCTTGCTGCTTTGAACGTAATGGGGTTGCATAGTCCGGAAAGTGCTATTCTGTCGGCCATAATCTTTAATTCCCTGATTATTCCGGCACTTATTCCATTGGCTTTAGCCGGAGTTCAGTATAAACCGATAGGTGCTTCTGCACTGCTCAGACGCAATTTGCTTATCTATGGCGGAGGAGGGGTGATTGTTCCTTTTATCGGAATTAAGATTATTGATCTCATTGTTGGTTTATTTATTTAA